The following proteins come from a genomic window of Mucinivorans hirudinis:
- a CDS encoding Outer membrane protein assembly factor YaeT precursor, whose translation MRITKTVIFLTLLCVLSVAKAQIIERMNLTQKPRYYVIGNIISNDLEYIHKDYLINSLNLVKGDSILIPGDKIRDAYRRLWDLRHFSDVKIETDFRGDTVDISILLKENRRVAQWKFNGVPKNEEKELVEKMRLKRHQAYTDYLMETNVRLIREYYNEKGFRGAKIDFTLERDTTKWASYIVNFDISKGRRMRIKEIVVEGNDNVPTKGIVKAMKNTNKLGINIFAKTKFNDKEFANDLISAEEYMHSKGYRDAVVLEDSIFVINDRRIGVWMKVKEGQKYYFRDIKWLGNSVHTDDELNMMLQIDKGDVYDSEALNKRLGTKSNPMEQSVSVLYRDKGYLAYIIEPIEKVVGIDSIDVEIRMIEGKQFRINDVTFNGNTRTNDHVIRRELYTDPGELYSQSLLMRTYQRLASMGQFDVTTINPEPIPNFHNETVDIRYSFKEVTNDQLELSGGWGGGMFIASVGLKFSNFAVRKFFEPKSWRPYPAGDNQTLELKIQSNGTYYQAFSASFTEPWLGGRKPNSLSVYFHSSRESNAYILGQVASKFFSTTGAGVSFGKRLNWPDPYFTFSSGISATSYRMQDWDYFLFKNGFSSTVALNLSVGRNSIDDPYQYATQGSNISVSLALTPPFSAIDGQDYANKNMSEQERYRWIEYHKWKLNAQWFFPLYNRKLVLMARAQLGYLGYYNENKRSPFEGFIVGGDGLSGYNVYGTENIGLRGYENASLTPSSGYGVYASVFSKYTVEMRYPFVREGSTLVYGLAFLEAGNAFEHQRDYKPFNLKRSAGVGVRIFLPVLGMLGIDWGYGFDKASPTQANISGSQFHFSIGAQL comes from the coding sequence ATGAGAATAACAAAAACAGTAATTTTTCTGACACTCCTTTGTGTATTGAGTGTGGCTAAGGCTCAGATTATCGAGCGTATGAATTTGACCCAAAAACCACGCTACTACGTAATCGGCAACATTATCTCCAACGATTTGGAATATATTCACAAGGACTATCTTATCAACTCTCTTAATTTGGTTAAGGGTGATTCTATTTTAATTCCGGGCGATAAAATAAGGGATGCTTACAGACGGTTGTGGGATTTGCGTCACTTCTCGGATGTGAAAATAGAGACTGATTTTCGTGGCGACACTGTCGATATATCAATTCTCCTCAAGGAGAATCGCCGAGTGGCGCAGTGGAAGTTCAACGGTGTGCCCAAGAACGAGGAGAAGGAGCTCGTCGAGAAGATGAGACTTAAACGTCACCAGGCATATACGGACTATCTGATGGAGACTAATGTACGCCTGATTCGCGAATACTACAACGAAAAAGGGTTTAGAGGTGCTAAAATCGACTTTACCCTCGAGCGTGATACCACAAAGTGGGCGAGTTATATCGTAAATTTCGATATTTCAAAGGGTAGGCGAATGCGTATCAAGGAGATTGTAGTCGAGGGTAACGACAATGTGCCTACCAAGGGAATAGTGAAGGCTATGAAAAATACCAATAAATTGGGTATTAATATTTTTGCCAAGACCAAGTTTAACGATAAGGAGTTTGCGAACGATTTGATTTCTGCGGAGGAGTATATGCACTCAAAGGGTTATCGGGACGCTGTGGTGTTGGAGGATTCTATTTTTGTGATTAACGATAGGCGAATCGGGGTCTGGATGAAGGTGAAAGAGGGTCAAAAGTACTATTTCCGCGATATTAAGTGGCTTGGCAACTCTGTACATACGGATGACGAGCTCAATATGATGCTTCAAATAGATAAGGGAGACGTATATGACAGTGAGGCACTCAACAAACGCCTAGGTACAAAAAGCAACCCGATGGAACAATCGGTGTCGGTGCTTTACCGTGACAAAGGTTACCTTGCCTATATAATTGAGCCCATAGAGAAGGTTGTGGGAATAGACTCAATCGATGTTGAGATTCGTATGATAGAGGGTAAACAGTTCCGTATCAACGATGTAACGTTTAACGGAAACACACGTACCAACGACCACGTTATCCGACGCGAGCTCTACACTGACCCCGGCGAACTCTATAGTCAGTCGCTGCTAATGCGCACCTATCAACGTTTGGCATCGATGGGGCAGTTTGACGTAACAACAATCAATCCCGAACCCATACCTAACTTTCATAATGAGACGGTGGATATACGCTATTCGTTCAAGGAGGTGACCAACGACCAATTGGAGCTATCAGGCGGTTGGGGCGGCGGTATGTTTATTGCGTCGGTGGGTCTTAAGTTCTCTAACTTTGCGGTGCGTAAATTCTTTGAACCCAAGTCGTGGAGACCATATCCGGCTGGAGATAATCAAACACTCGAATTGAAGATTCAGAGTAATGGTACTTATTACCAGGCATTTTCAGCATCTTTTACCGAGCCGTGGCTCGGGGGGCGTAAACCGAACTCTCTAAGTGTGTACTTCCATAGCTCGCGCGAGTCGAATGCATATATTTTGGGTCAGGTAGCCTCTAAGTTTTTCTCCACAACGGGTGCAGGGGTGTCCTTCGGCAAGCGTTTGAATTGGCCCGACCCATACTTCACATTCTCCTCGGGTATCTCGGCGACCTCATATAGGATGCAAGACTGGGACTACTTTCTCTTCAAGAATGGCTTTTCGAGCACGGTGGCTCTGAACCTTTCAGTGGGGCGTAACTCCATTGATGACCCATATCAGTATGCGACTCAGGGCTCTAATATATCTGTATCATTGGCACTTACACCTCCATTTTCGGCTATTGACGGTCAGGACTACGCCAACAAAAATATGAGCGAGCAGGAACGTTACCGTTGGATTGAGTACCATAAGTGGAAACTTAACGCGCAGTGGTTTTTTCCTTTGTATAATAGGAAGTTAGTGTTGATGGCGCGTGCGCAGTTGGGATATTTGGGCTACTATAATGAGAACAAGCGTTCGCCGTTTGAGGGTTTCATCGTTGGTGGTGACGGTCTGTCCGGATACAACGTTTACGGCACGGAAAATATCGGTTTACGTGGTTACGAAAATGCGTCACTCACCCCCTCTTCTGGATATGGTGTTTATGCTTCGGTATTTTCCAAGTATACTGTGGAGATGCGTTATCCGTTCGTACGTGAGGGGTCAACGTTGGTGTATGGTTTGGCGTTCTTGGAGGCGGGTAATGCCTTCGAGCACCAGCGAGACTATAAACCATTCAACCTTAAACGTTCAGCCGGTGTGGGTGTTCGCATCTTCCTTCCTGTGCTTGGTATGCTTGGTATAGATTGGGGATACGGTTTCGATAAAGC
- a CDS encoding Undecaprenyl diphosphate synthase — MEKFEKIPRHVAVIMDGNGRWARGEGQQRLFGHHRGVDSVRQVVSAARELGVEYLTLYAFSTENWGRSAEEVDGLMELLAFSILNELPQLTQQQIKFRFIGDTTKLPSKTRQSIELAEQTVVEDVKMHLVIAVNYSSRWEIVEAVKSIVREGIAAGDVTVDTISDRLQTVSMPDPDLMIRTSGEQRLSNFLLWQLSYAELYFTPVLWPEFDGEQFREAIKEYNSRDRRFGLAK; from the coding sequence ATGGAAAAGTTTGAAAAAATTCCGCGCCACGTTGCCGTTATTATGGATGGTAACGGGCGCTGGGCTCGGGGTGAGGGGCAGCAAAGACTCTTCGGACACCATCGCGGTGTCGATTCGGTGCGACAGGTGGTTTCCGCTGCGCGCGAGTTGGGGGTTGAGTATCTGACGCTTTACGCCTTCTCCACGGAAAACTGGGGTAGGTCTGCAGAGGAGGTGGACGGGTTGATGGAGCTTTTGGCTTTCTCGATACTTAACGAGTTGCCGCAACTTACGCAGCAGCAGATTAAGTTTCGATTTATAGGTGACACAACAAAGTTGCCGTCCAAGACGCGCCAGAGTATCGAGCTTGCAGAGCAAACCGTAGTGGAGGATGTGAAGATGCACTTGGTGATTGCTGTGAATTACTCGTCACGGTGGGAGATTGTTGAGGCTGTCAAAAGTATTGTCAGAGAAGGTATTGCCGCCGGGGATGTGACGGTTGATACCATATCCGACCGCCTGCAAACCGTCTCGATGCCCGACCCCGACCTAATGATTCGCACCAGTGGAGAGCAACGTTTGAGTAACTTTTTGCTTTGGCAGTTGTCCTATGCGGAGCTATATTTTACCCCCGTTTTGTGGCCTGAGTTTGATGGTGAACAATTTCGTGAGGCTATCAAAGAATATAATAGTAGAGATAGACGTTTCGGATTAGCAAAATAA
- a CDS encoding Sulfur acceptor protein SufE for iron-sulfur cluster assembly has translation MDKIQEDIIAEFSIFDDWMDKYNYLIELSPELPLIAPEHKSDQYLIQGCQSRVWIDGELRDGKLYFTADSDAIIAKGIASLLVKVLGGKTPQEVIDTELYFIDKIGLRENLSPTRANGLVAMIRQMRNFAIAFVNR, from the coding sequence ATGGATAAGATTCAAGAAGATATTATCGCCGAATTCTCGATTTTCGACGACTGGATGGACAAGTACAACTACCTTATCGAGCTCAGTCCCGAACTCCCGCTCATTGCTCCCGAGCACAAGAGCGATCAATACCTGATACAGGGCTGTCAATCACGAGTCTGGATTGACGGCGAGCTGCGCGATGGGAAACTATACTTCACGGCTGATTCCGACGCAATTATCGCCAAGGGGATTGCTTCGCTCCTGGTAAAGGTATTGGGCGGCAAAACACCGCAGGAGGTTATCGACACCGAACTATATTTCATAGACAAAATCGGTCTTCGAGAAAACCTCTCACCCACACGCGCCAACGGCTTGGTGGCTATGATTAGACAAATGCGTAATTTCGCAATAGCGTTTGTCAATCGATAG